Proteins from a genomic interval of Flammeovirgaceae bacterium SG7u.111:
- a CDS encoding FG-GAP-like repeat-containing protein has product MKKIVRNNSLEKLKHFLLCISILTFLAHTQSVHAETSSSLVPLGVEPAYSATSFVVDGASSGFIDFSFAAASDYPDAYLVLRRTSATPTAPLDGVTYSTGTQFSGQLVISTSSATSISTDGLKPGETYYFDIYPYNGSGITTNYKQSSPLTATVTTVLPPKINGYTPVYGEIGALSVSITGERFATDPLKNIVYFGGQRVEVVGGASSSVVEVNVPNGISSVSEITVINMETKLMGSSQVAPNPLFHVTFPNGDLIPEYTYPTYELSVGDEPHDVTIADINKDGYSDIIVANDYDNSLSFYYRKLDGNGFEAEEKLSLLSKPTSIVAKDINNDGLVDLVVSHFTNPGVISTILRMPDNSGFAPYEWFNVPENPVDLVVTDINLDGLLDIAVVCQDASGSVTIYHRKAKNTGYESSELYSTGSNASSMVSGDFNQDGLLDLAVCMENSSANLQLLLRSSDNSAMDVTFPQDAGVYPSKIRVGDFDADGNTDLACITGDEITIMENAGSAIFVDKGSYFVGDTPFDLAIGDFNGDSKTDIATTNLGGNSISIIQGNGGWSFEAPIDFSVGDTPSAIATGDINNDGRADLVVANSYDDNLSLLMYKEAPIEVQDLDPFINDTNIGADQKITIEFDAAIDPSSLINGETFSINGSISGFYSNVNVGVTGAVIELDPITANTAHFANGETVTVSITQKIKSLKGANMISNRSWQFTVKSEMANAEFKTLPPVSLSYAPQSFSIGDYNRDSTLDATVLSAVIGKSYMLKNSDSTFSEVASNSASTNANKIISGDFNKDGKIDYAVLSSSPEEILIKLNLNGESFSDFATLPLMSGSNPIDILTTDLNGDGQLDLVALYASMDGFAVFEGKGDGNFETPIEYSTLASNPVTIAAADFDKNGYIDLIMGHGNDEGAYIFYNEPEYPFSNYTQVVEGYSIRKIVAGVLNSDDNDVDIAWLDDTTGEVKVQLFDGEGFGGSTVLTIGSNPQDLVLGDFDGDGLSDLLSANYDDKSLSLRLNLDAGSFETTSEVALDGAPVGIAVGDFNFDHKVDIVVLLKSPQELVILENDFKTHIDVKKGELVGDVLQQSSTKNPIYRVDMHFTEKDIWLDELTVKTSGNYTTVDIATGGFQLWFNNTNNLSSATALSTPVSSSSGAGEWLYYGGISQPIYANDSVYLWITADISASAVIGNEIGIVGLAFENMSFQDVMYNGTNPIGDGNIYSIIGPILPEPTGHVTSLAISYEGSDSLTLEWLDATGSQWPEGYSVLARKLPTDFISLVDGTESPEESDWSDDQILVLATHQGTSNQVGFGGLPVGKYEFAVVPYTNSGSYIDYKTDAFPTVTAEFFAEPSVPADSIQFNKQLVHKLELSWKNGDGDRRIVVASEVPTILPPTDMSWYLADTIFGNGDQTGNGNYVVYNGNGNSVLVHGLNPETLYYFQVFEMNGDNLSNNYSDASTALNPNSKITLAPNPIDAVTSLAFGEIQPTSVRLSYKMPVVAPEGFLVLRRGALAPSSPRSGTVYSVNELIGDQVVVYVGSDTTFVDTGLIPASTYGYDVYVYNGSGESINYFQSAPHYGEITLPTSEPTVQTSGLKVVSVDTNEVKLSWVNGNGNGRILLAKESGGLSFAPQDMLKYTADNTYGLGDGIGGGYVVYVGTGEEATITGLVPNTSYEFAIGEYNEQGIAINYLTQLDTANKTWVTTLQSEPLVQASNLIFESIGEGSVSASFTPSGAEGYLVIRRTGTATAPIDGVTYSDGDIYAGQFTVSSYASSSFFDTLLLPETPYTYDVYAFNGFGSTINYLQLNPLMGTATTLAQSPASAPSDLVFTEITSSSIKGSFKPAATPVDGYLVLSTAVINPVVDVENGVVYVVGDVIGDAVVIGVGTDTTFERTGLVVDTEYRFGVFAYSGSGTTINYLADSVLLDSAFTQNNAPENLTFTSNTIFEGMPIGSGVGKFSASDIDPGDTLSFSLVSGIGATDNSSFYMDGDSLRLSNVLYHHLQNTYRIRVAASDEQGESVEKFFTIDLQKLPLSSEDSLNLVAVYDSAATKIPWDTSEPISTWSGVSVQFGRVDRLSLKSYGLSDLHTDAISELDSLKTLDVSNNKLSFKYLEPLSGMFDTMSYIPQYTGLAVDTIVVLTNSEVKLEVERETPNEIFEWKRQGEVIAGADSEVLDLGVVEKIDRGFYRALVTNSKLPGLTVYRNPIYLQVISSLTSEDSLALLEVYQALEVTFDPSTPAGSWPGVVEEGGKVVEINLSNRLLGGVISQAIGQLTGLTKIDLFNNNLQGEIPVELSFLQELTYLDLDDNDLEGGFPDGIELLTKLKTLWLSRNKLTSISDQIGSLSNLENLFLQENQIDSLPDELGTLSQLKVLNVSDNKLTYIPSSLSGLISLEKINLANNELEDVSADILQLTNLLYIDLSNNNLVDLPGDFNTLPNLQELKVHGNLLDFGDLEPLDYSGSVYELSYIPQRWSFDTYDTLVMVGSNVDLTSGLDGTSNVFEWQRDYASIAGETNEAVSLINISGSDIGVYRCKVSNSLVPNLVLYNQPVRILLDCGGEKKVEVTTQYDTELCEGENIFVELVAESVPGRVYRWKQNGRTLALADTSSYIAFEQGIYSLVISDEDGCSAVSNEVVITTKPTPEVSISESDSTTLDTYIAGNTQNGLIKWYFNGQEVVGANSSSITVEESGVYQAAFENEFGCEGVSEEHIMVITALEDEAISLEMSVYPNPTKGKFFIDLGKLYKSVQVKAVDMTGKSWALKNFQHKSQIEMDLADMPSGLYLITIQTERGTSVKRIQKL; this is encoded by the coding sequence ATGAAAAAAATAGTACGGAACAATAGCTTGGAAAAGCTCAAGCACTTTTTGCTATGCATTTCCATTTTAACGTTTTTAGCCCATACCCAATCAGTTCATGCGGAGACTTCTTCTTCGCTTGTGCCTCTTGGTGTAGAGCCAGCATATTCAGCAACTAGTTTCGTGGTCGATGGGGCTTCTTCAGGCTTCATTGACTTTTCCTTTGCTGCAGCATCTGATTATCCAGATGCCTATTTAGTATTGAGAAGAACTTCTGCCACTCCTACAGCACCGTTGGATGGGGTCACTTATTCAACAGGGACACAATTTAGCGGTCAGCTTGTAATAAGTACTTCCTCAGCTACATCTATAAGTACGGATGGGCTAAAGCCTGGAGAGACTTATTATTTTGATATTTATCCTTATAATGGAAGCGGAATTACCACCAATTATAAACAATCATCCCCATTGACAGCCACCGTCACCACGGTGTTGCCCCCCAAAATAAATGGGTATACCCCTGTGTATGGAGAAATAGGAGCTTTGTCAGTATCGATTACAGGGGAGCGTTTTGCAACAGATCCACTTAAAAATATTGTTTACTTTGGTGGTCAAAGGGTTGAGGTTGTTGGTGGTGCTTCAAGTAGCGTTGTAGAAGTTAATGTGCCAAATGGAATTTCTTCTGTTTCTGAGATTACGGTTATAAATATGGAAACGAAGCTAATGGGCTCTTCACAAGTAGCGCCCAATCCGTTGTTCCATGTGACTTTTCCTAATGGTGACTTAATTCCAGAATATACTTACCCGACTTATGAGCTTTCTGTAGGTGATGAGCCTCATGATGTCACAATTGCTGATATAAACAAAGATGGTTATTCGGATATCATTGTTGCCAACGATTATGATAATAGTTTGTCATTTTATTATAGAAAGCTTGATGGGAATGGGTTTGAGGCAGAAGAGAAGTTAAGTTTATTATCGAAACCGACGAGTATAGTAGCCAAGGATATCAACAATGATGGTTTGGTAGACTTGGTGGTAAGCCATTTTACTAATCCTGGAGTAATAAGCACTATTTTAAGAATGCCTGATAATTCAGGTTTTGCCCCATATGAATGGTTCAATGTTCCTGAAAACCCTGTGGATCTTGTAGTGACGGATATAAACCTAGATGGTTTGTTGGATATTGCTGTGGTTTGCCAAGATGCTTCAGGTTCGGTTACTATTTATCACCGCAAAGCTAAAAATACAGGGTATGAAAGTTCAGAGCTATATTCAACAGGCTCTAATGCGTCGAGTATGGTAAGCGGGGATTTCAATCAAGATGGTCTCCTAGATTTGGCTGTCTGTATGGAAAATTCATCGGCTAATCTTCAGTTATTGCTGAGGTCGTCTGATAATTCTGCAATGGACGTTACTTTTCCACAAGATGCAGGAGTATATCCCTCCAAAATTAGAGTGGGTGATTTTGATGCTGATGGAAATACGGATTTGGCCTGTATAACAGGTGATGAGATAACTATTATGGAAAATGCCGGCTCAGCAATTTTTGTTGATAAAGGATCCTATTTTGTAGGAGACACTCCTTTTGATCTTGCTATTGGCGATTTTAATGGAGATAGCAAAACAGATATTGCAACTACAAATTTAGGAGGGAATTCTATTTCGATCATTCAAGGCAATGGAGGTTGGTCATTTGAAGCACCTATTGATTTTAGCGTAGGAGATACTCCATCTGCTATAGCAACAGGAGATATAAATAACGATGGTAGGGCAGATTTAGTAGTAGCTAACTCTTATGACGATAATCTCTCTCTTTTAATGTATAAAGAAGCCCCTATTGAAGTACAAGACCTAGATCCGTTTATTAACGATACCAATATTGGAGCCGATCAAAAGATTACAATTGAATTTGATGCAGCCATTGATCCTAGCTCATTGATTAATGGTGAAACTTTTTCCATCAATGGAAGTATTTCGGGCTTTTATAGCAATGTAAATGTAGGTGTTACGGGGGCAGTGATAGAGTTAGACCCTATAACAGCTAATACAGCTCATTTTGCAAATGGAGAGACTGTTACGGTAAGTATCACCCAAAAAATAAAGAGTCTTAAAGGTGCCAATATGATTTCTAATCGTTCGTGGCAATTCACTGTAAAATCTGAGATGGCAAATGCCGAATTCAAGACTTTGCCACCTGTATCATTAAGTTACGCTCCTCAATCTTTTTCCATTGGAGATTATAACCGCGATTCTACGTTAGATGCTACCGTGTTGAGTGCAGTTATTGGCAAATCTTATATGTTAAAAAATAGCGATAGCACTTTTTCCGAAGTGGCTAGCAATTCTGCTTCTACAAATGCTAATAAAATCATTTCTGGAGATTTTAATAAGGATGGAAAAATTGACTATGCTGTATTGAGCTCTTCACCTGAAGAGATTCTGATCAAATTGAATTTAAATGGCGAAAGTTTCTCTGATTTTGCCACCTTGCCCCTTATGTCAGGAAGCAATCCTATAGATATTTTAACAACTGACCTAAATGGAGATGGACAACTGGATTTGGTGGCTCTATATGCTAGTATGGATGGTTTTGCAGTGTTTGAAGGAAAAGGGGATGGGAATTTTGAAACGCCAATTGAATATAGCACCCTTGCTTCTAACCCAGTGACTATAGCGGCAGCTGATTTTGACAAAAATGGTTACATTGATTTGATAATGGGGCATGGGAATGATGAAGGTGCTTATATTTTTTATAACGAGCCTGAATACCCTTTTTCAAACTACACGCAAGTAGTAGAAGGGTATTCGATAAGAAAAATTGTAGCGGGTGTGCTTAATAGCGACGATAATGATGTTGATATTGCTTGGTTAGATGATACTACAGGGGAGGTCAAGGTTCAGCTTTTTGATGGAGAGGGTTTCGGGGGTTCAACTGTCTTGACTATTGGAAGTAACCCCCAAGATTTGGTATTAGGAGATTTTGATGGAGATGGTCTTTCTGATTTATTATCTGCCAACTATGATGATAAATCCCTTTCGTTGAGACTCAATTTAGATGCGGGATCTTTTGAAACTACCAGTGAAGTGGCTCTAGATGGTGCCCCAGTAGGTATTGCTGTTGGAGATTTTAACTTTGACCACAAAGTAGATATTGTGGTACTGTTAAAGTCACCGCAGGAGTTAGTGATTCTTGAAAATGATTTTAAAACGCATATAGATGTAAAAAAAGGAGAGTTAGTTGGTGATGTTCTCCAACAAAGCTCTACTAAGAATCCTATTTATAGGGTGGATATGCACTTTACGGAAAAAGATATTTGGCTTGACGAGCTTACTGTAAAAACAAGTGGTAATTATACAACAGTCGATATCGCTACAGGAGGTTTTCAACTTTGGTTCAATAACACGAATAATCTTTCAAGTGCAACAGCATTATCAACTCCAGTTTCTTCAAGTTCGGGAGCTGGGGAGTGGTTGTATTATGGTGGGATTTCACAACCTATTTATGCAAATGACTCGGTTTATTTGTGGATAACTGCTGATATTTCTGCATCTGCTGTTATAGGCAATGAGATAGGGATCGTAGGTTTGGCATTTGAAAACATGTCTTTTCAAGATGTGATGTATAATGGAACAAATCCGATAGGAGATGGGAATATTTATAGTATAATTGGTCCCATCTTGCCAGAGCCCACTGGGCATGTTACAAGTCTAGCTATTAGCTATGAAGGTTCCGATTCGCTTACGCTAGAATGGCTAGATGCAACAGGTAGCCAATGGCCTGAAGGGTATTCGGTTCTCGCCAGAAAGTTGCCGACTGACTTTATCTCTTTGGTGGACGGAACTGAATCTCCTGAAGAATCCGATTGGAGCGACGATCAAATATTGGTGCTAGCCACCCATCAAGGGACTTCCAATCAAGTTGGTTTCGGTGGGTTACCAGTTGGGAAATATGAGTTTGCTGTGGTTCCTTATACCAATTCGGGGAGCTATATAGATTATAAAACAGATGCCTTTCCTACGGTAACGGCTGAGTTTTTTGCAGAGCCTAGTGTACCTGCCGATAGTATTCAATTCAATAAGCAACTCGTCCATAAGTTAGAGTTAAGTTGGAAAAATGGGGATGGTGATAGAAGGATAGTCGTGGCGAGTGAGGTTCCTACCATTTTACCTCCTACAGATATGAGCTGGTATTTAGCTGATACTATTTTTGGGAATGGAGATCAAACAGGGAACGGTAATTATGTAGTGTATAACGGAAATGGCAATTCGGTTTTGGTACATGGATTAAACCCTGAAACTCTCTATTATTTCCAAGTTTTTGAAATGAATGGCGATAATTTGTCAAATAACTATTCAGATGCCAGTACAGCATTAAACCCAAATTCAAAAATCACATTAGCACCTAATCCAATTGACGCGGTTACTTCTCTCGCATTCGGTGAAATTCAGCCAACATCTGTTAGATTAAGCTATAAAATGCCAGTAGTTGCACCCGAAGGTTTTTTGGTTTTGAGAAGAGGGGCATTAGCTCCAAGCAGCCCACGAAGTGGAACTGTCTATTCGGTAAATGAGCTTATTGGCGATCAGGTGGTCGTGTATGTAGGAAGCGATACAACATTTGTAGATACTGGTTTAATTCCAGCAAGTACTTACGGCTACGATGTTTATGTATACAATGGAAGTGGGGAATCAATTAACTATTTTCAAAGTGCGCCTCATTATGGTGAAATTACGTTGCCAACTTCAGAGCCGACCGTTCAAACATCAGGCTTAAAAGTGGTGTCGGTTGATACTAATGAAGTCAAGCTCTCTTGGGTGAATGGAAATGGAAATGGTCGAATTCTTTTGGCAAAAGAAAGTGGAGGGTTAAGTTTTGCTCCGCAAGATATGTTGAAATACACTGCAGATAATACTTATGGGCTGGGAGATGGCATTGGGGGAGGTTATGTGGTATATGTAGGTACGGGTGAGGAAGCAACAATTACCGGGCTTGTGCCAAATACATCTTATGAGTTTGCCATAGGGGAATATAATGAGCAAGGTATTGCTATAAACTACCTTACTCAACTCGATACTGCGAATAAGACATGGGTCACCACTTTACAAAGTGAACCATTGGTTCAAGCCTCAAACTTGATTTTTGAGAGTATAGGTGAGGGTTCGGTATCAGCTTCCTTTACACCTAGTGGTGCCGAAGGGTATTTGGTGATCAGGAGGACGGGAACTGCCACGGCTCCTATTGATGGGGTTACCTACTCAGATGGGGACATCTATGCCGGTCAATTCACCGTTTCGAGTTATGCAAGTTCAAGCTTTTTTGACACGCTGTTACTACCTGAAACTCCATATACTTATGATGTCTATGCCTTTAACGGCTTTGGGTCAACGATCAATTACTTACAGCTGAATCCGCTGATGGGTACTGCTACCACCTTGGCGCAGTCACCAGCATCGGCGCCTTCTGATCTAGTTTTCACAGAAATCACATCAAGTTCTATAAAAGGTAGTTTTAAGCCTGCTGCTACGCCTGTTGATGGTTACCTAGTTTTAAGTACTGCTGTAATTAATCCTGTGGTTGATGTTGAAAATGGAGTTGTTTATGTAGTAGGAGATGTAATTGGGGATGCTGTAGTAATAGGAGTGGGAACAGATACTACTTTTGAAAGGACTGGGCTTGTAGTCGATACGGAATATAGATTTGGTGTTTTTGCTTATTCAGGTAGTGGTACAACTATCAATTACCTCGCTGATAGTGTACTGCTTGATTCGGCATTTACCCAAAATAATGCACCAGAAAATTTAACTTTTACAAGCAACACTATTTTTGAAGGGATGCCAATCGGCTCTGGTGTTGGGAAATTTTCGGCAAGCGATATAGACCCAGGAGATACATTAAGTTTTTCTTTAGTAAGTGGGATAGGAGCAACAGATAATTCATCTTTTTATATGGATGGCGATTCACTTAGATTGAGCAATGTGCTTTATCATCATTTGCAAAATACGTATCGAATCAGGGTGGCAGCATCCGATGAACAAGGAGAGTCAGTAGAAAAGTTTTTTACCATTGACTTACAAAAGCTTCCTTTGTCTTCAGAAGATTCACTAAACCTTGTGGCAGTATATGACAGTGCTGCAACCAAAATACCTTGGGATACTTCTGAGCCTATTTCTACTTGGTCGGGAGTGAGTGTACAGTTTGGTCGTGTCGATAGACTCTCTTTAAAGAGCTATGGATTGTCTGATCTTCATACAGATGCAATTTCTGAATTAGACAGCCTAAAGACATTAGATGTTTCTAATAATAAATTATCATTCAAATACCTCGAGCCTTTATCAGGTATGTTTGATACTATGTCATACATACCTCAGTATACAGGGCTCGCCGTCGATACCATTGTAGTACTGACGAACTCGGAAGTTAAACTCGAAGTGGAAAGAGAAACTCCAAATGAAATATTTGAATGGAAAAGGCAGGGTGAAGTAATAGCAGGGGCTGATTCGGAAGTGTTGGATTTGGGTGTTGTAGAAAAAATAGATAGAGGCTTTTACAGGGCTCTTGTTACCAATAGCAAATTGCCAGGGCTTACGGTTTATCGAAATCCTATTTATCTTCAGGTAATAAGCTCGTTGACAAGTGAGGACTCTCTCGCTCTTCTTGAGGTTTACCAAGCTTTAGAGGTAACATTTGACCCTAGTACACCCGCAGGATCTTGGCCTGGAGTAGTAGAAGAGGGCGGTAAAGTAGTTGAAATTAATTTGAGCAATAGATTGCTCGGGGGGGTAATAAGTCAGGCTATTGGACAGCTAACAGGGTTGACTAAAATAGATCTGTTTAATAATAATCTGCAAGGTGAAATACCGGTTGAGCTCAGCTTTTTGCAAGAGTTGACTTATCTTGATTTGGATGATAATGACTTAGAAGGTGGGTTTCCAGATGGTATTGAGTTATTGACCAAGCTTAAGACTTTATGGCTTTCTCGTAATAAGCTTACCAGTATTTCTGATCAAATTGGAAGTCTATCTAATTTGGAGAACCTTTTTTTACAAGAAAACCAAATAGATAGCTTGCCAGATGAGCTAGGTACACTTTCTCAACTAAAGGTGCTGAATGTGAGCGACAATAAATTGACTTATATCCCCAGTTCCTTATCAGGTTTAATTAGCCTTGAGAAAATCAATTTAGCTAACAATGAATTGGAAGATGTAAGTGCTGATATTTTGCAGTTGACCAACCTTCTGTATATTGATCTCAGCAACAATAACCTAGTGGACTTGCCGGGTGATTTTAATACATTGCCAAACTTGCAAGAATTGAAAGTACATGGAAACTTATTGGATTTTGGAGACTTGGAGCCACTTGATTATAGCGGAAGTGTGTATGAACTATCATATATTCCACAGAGGTGGTCTTTCGATACCTACGATACATTGGTGATGGTGGGAAGCAATGTGGACCTAACTTCTGGGTTAGATGGAACAAGTAATGTATTTGAATGGCAAAGAGATTATGCAAGTATTGCAGGGGAAACTAATGAAGCGGTTTCTTTAATTAATATATCAGGATCTGATATAGGAGTTTATCGTTGTAAGGTTTCGAATAGCCTTGTTCCTAATTTGGTGCTTTATAATCAACCAGTTCGCATATTACTTGACTGCGGGGGTGAAAAGAAAGTAGAGGTTACTACCCAGTACGATACAGAATTATGCGAGGGGGAGAATATCTTTGTAGAGTTGGTGGCTGAAAGTGTTCCTGGTCGAGTGTACAGGTGGAAACAAAACGGAAGGACATTAGCACTTGCTGATACCTCAAGCTATATAGCTTTTGAACAAGGGATATACTCACTAGTTATTTCCGATGAAGATGGGTGTTCAGCGGTATCGAATGAAGTTGTCATTACTACGAAGCCTACTCCTGAAGTAAGCATTTCCGAAAGTGATAGTACTACTTTGGATACATATATTGCGGGAAATACCCAAAATGGTTTGATCAAATGGTACTTCAATGGACAGGAAGTTGTTGGAGCTAATTCAAGTTCGATAACTGTGGAAGAAAGTGGTGTTTATCAGGCTGCATTTGAGAATGAGTTTGGTTGTGAAGGTGTTTCAGAGGAGCATATTATGGTAATCACAGCTCTGGAAGATGAAGCGATTTCTTTGGAAATGAGTGTGTACCCCAATCCGACAAAGGGAAAGTTCTTTATTGATTTGGGCAAGCTATATAAATCGGTGCAGGTAAAAGCTGTTGATATGACAGGGAAAAGTTGGGCATTAAAAAACTTCCAACACAAATCCCAAATTGAAATGGATTTAGCAGATATGCCTTCTGGATTATATTTAATTACCATACAAACAGAAAGAGGAACTTCGGTGAAGCGAATTCAGAAGTTATAG